In a genomic window of Streptomyces pristinaespiralis:
- a CDS encoding bifunctional succinyldiaminopimelate transaminase/glutamate-prephenate aminotransferase, producing the protein MPAVSSRLPVFPWDKLEPYKATAAAHPDGIVDLSVGTPVDPVPELIRKALVAAADSPGYPTVWGTPALRDALVSWVERRLGAANVAHTNVLPVVGSKELVAWLPTQLGLGAGDRVAYPRLAYPTYEVGARLCGATPVVYDDPTELDPEGLRLLWLNSPSNPTGRVLDKDELTRIVAWAREHDVLVFSDECYLELGWEAEPVSVLHPDVCGGSYAGVVAVHSLSKRSNLAGYRAAFVAGDEDVLGELLKIRKHGGMMTPAPVQAATVAALGDDTHVTEQRARYAARRTALRTALESHGFRIEHSEASLYLWATRDEPCWDTVAYLAGLGILVAPGDFYGEAGERFVRVAFTATDERVEAAVKRLG; encoded by the coding sequence GTGCCCGCAGTCTCCTCGCGACTCCCCGTCTTCCCCTGGGACAAGCTCGAGCCCTACAAGGCCACGGCCGCGGCCCACCCCGACGGCATCGTGGACCTCTCCGTCGGCACCCCGGTCGACCCCGTGCCCGAGCTGATCAGGAAGGCACTCGTGGCGGCCGCCGACTCGCCGGGCTACCCCACGGTCTGGGGCACGCCGGCGCTGCGCGACGCGCTCGTTTCCTGGGTCGAGCGCCGGCTCGGCGCCGCGAACGTGGCGCACACCAACGTCCTGCCGGTCGTCGGTTCGAAGGAGCTGGTGGCCTGGCTGCCGACGCAGCTGGGTCTGGGCGCCGGCGACCGGGTCGCCTACCCGCGTCTCGCCTACCCCACGTACGAGGTCGGCGCGAGGCTCTGCGGCGCCACCCCCGTGGTCTACGACGACCCGACCGAGCTCGACCCGGAGGGCCTGCGGCTGCTCTGGCTCAACTCACCCTCCAACCCGACCGGCCGGGTGCTGGACAAGGACGAGCTGACCCGCATCGTCGCCTGGGCGCGTGAGCACGACGTGCTGGTGTTCAGCGACGAGTGCTACCTCGAGCTGGGCTGGGAGGCGGAGCCGGTCTCCGTGCTCCACCCGGACGTCTGCGGCGGCTCGTACGCCGGTGTGGTGGCCGTCCACTCGCTCTCCAAGCGCTCCAACCTGGCCGGCTACCGCGCCGCCTTCGTCGCGGGCGACGAGGACGTGCTGGGCGAGCTCCTGAAGATCCGCAAGCACGGCGGCATGATGACCCCCGCCCCCGTCCAGGCCGCCACCGTCGCCGCGCTCGGCGACGACACGCACGTCACCGAGCAGCGCGCCAGGTACGCGGCCCGCCGCACGGCCCTGCGGACCGCGCTGGAGTCGCACGGCTTCCGGATCGAGCACAGCGAGGCCAGCCTCTACCTGTGGGCCACCCGCGACGAGCCGTGCTGGGACACCGTCGCGTACCTGGCCGGTCTGGGCATCCTGGTCGCGCCCGGCGACTTCTACGGCGAGGCGGGCGAGCGTTTCGTACGTGTGGCCTTCACCGCGACCGACGAGCGGGTCGAGGCGGCGGTCAAGCGCCTCGGCTGA
- the fdxA gene encoding ferredoxin — protein MTYVIAQPCVDVKDKACIEECPVDCIYEGSRSLYIHPDECVDCGACEPVCPVEAIFYEDDTPEEWKDYYKANVEFFDELGSPGGASKLGLIERDHPFIAALPPQNG, from the coding sequence GTGACCTACGTCATCGCGCAGCCTTGTGTCGACGTCAAGGACAAGGCGTGCATCGAGGAGTGCCCCGTCGACTGCATCTACGAGGGCTCCCGGTCCTTGTACATCCACCCGGACGAATGCGTCGACTGTGGTGCTTGTGAGCCGGTCTGCCCGGTCGAGGCCATCTTCTACGAGGACGACACCCCGGAGGAGTGGAAGGACTACTACAAGGCGAACGTCGAGTTCTTCGACGAGCTCGGTTCGCCCGGTGGCGCCTCCAAGCTCGGCCTGATCGAGCGCGACCACCCCTTCATCGCCGCCCTGCCGCCGCAGAACGGCTGA
- a CDS encoding GNAT family N-acetyltransferase: MEFTAGGRLEIRISPADVGKRVSVRCLSDAEGPVAKFTDTVGVLTSWTDDVLVITRRTGESVRIPQSLLVAGKVVPAEPARRRGPAADFQELARVTARAWQPVESERLGDWELRASAGFTRRANSVLPLGDPGMPLDDALARVRDWYAARGLPAYAQTATGAAGTQEELCAELEARGWRAEVSAQVQVGGLAAVGDLDADVSRVTLSRSFDEAWLRRYQRSGVPGPHVLKVLGSGPSVWFASIPGEGRSPAAIGRCVVDARWAGFMAVEVDPEYRRQGLAKAIMAALARRALEEGASAAWLQVESDNDGGRALYAGMGFRVHHHYHHYRAM, encoded by the coding sequence GTGGAATTCACTGCGGGCGGACGGCTCGAAATCAGGATCAGCCCTGCTGACGTGGGCAAACGCGTCTCGGTGCGGTGCTTGAGCGACGCTGAAGGGCCGGTCGCGAAGTTCACCGACACGGTTGGTGTTCTCACATCATGGACCGACGATGTGCTGGTGATCACACGCCGCACGGGCGAGAGCGTCCGCATCCCGCAGTCCTTGCTGGTCGCGGGCAAGGTCGTGCCCGCGGAGCCCGCGCGGCGCAGGGGCCCCGCGGCCGATTTCCAGGAGCTGGCCAGGGTGACGGCGCGCGCCTGGCAGCCGGTGGAGAGCGAGCGGCTCGGCGACTGGGAGCTGCGGGCGTCGGCGGGCTTCACCCGGCGGGCGAACTCGGTCCTCCCCCTCGGCGATCCGGGCATGCCGCTGGACGACGCGCTGGCGCGGGTGCGGGACTGGTACGCGGCACGCGGTCTTCCGGCGTACGCGCAGACCGCCACAGGCGCCGCCGGCACGCAGGAGGAGCTCTGCGCCGAGCTGGAGGCCCGGGGCTGGCGCGCCGAGGTCTCGGCGCAGGTGCAGGTCGGCGGCCTGGCGGCGGTGGGCGACCTGGACGCGGACGTCTCCCGGGTCACGTTGTCCCGCTCGTTCGACGAGGCGTGGCTGCGGCGCTACCAGCGTTCCGGTGTGCCAGGACCACATGTGCTGAAGGTCCTCGGCAGCGGCCCTTCCGTATGGTTCGCCTCCATACCCGGGGAGGGTCGGAGCCCCGCGGCCATCGGCCGATGTGTGGTCGACGCACGCTGGGCGGGCTTCATGGCGGTGGAGGTGGACCCGGAGTACCGCCGCCAGGGGCTCGCGAAGGCGATCATGGCCGCGCTGGCCCGCCGGGCCCTCGAGGAGGGAGCCTCGGCTGCCTGGCTGCAGGTCGAGTCGGACAATGACGGGGGGCGTGCCCTGTACGCCGGGATGGGCTTCCGGGTCCATCACCACTACCACCACTACCGGGCGATGTAG
- a CDS encoding transglutaminase-like domain-containing protein, producing MHQNDRRSRFAQEARSQRPDVALLCLLIGAEADPSLDEAGTDAAQIELDRLAGMLPYGLRDPHAWAAAVADLLGGREGFHGTAGDYQHLESSLLHEVLRRRRGLPILLSVVWTEVARRAGAHVYGVALPGHFVVGFGDPEDPAGQVLADPFAAGRVLSGTEADLLVTSAVGTSLTPSMLTPADPLAVVSRILNNIRAWAAQRPEHSAVALWALDLLLLLPAHPARLRFERAQLLVQRGDFLTGAAEMDAYAEVVDAVEPTAAEEIRGRARAARAMLN from the coding sequence ATGCACCAGAACGACCGGCGGTCCCGCTTCGCGCAGGAGGCCCGCTCACAGCGGCCGGACGTGGCCCTGCTCTGCCTGCTCATCGGCGCGGAGGCCGACCCCTCGCTCGACGAGGCGGGCACGGACGCGGCCCAGATCGAGCTGGACCGCCTGGCCGGGATGCTCCCGTACGGGCTGCGGGACCCGCACGCGTGGGCGGCGGCCGTCGCCGACCTGCTGGGTGGCCGGGAGGGCTTCCACGGCACGGCCGGCGACTACCAGCACCTGGAGTCCTCGCTCCTCCACGAGGTCCTGCGCCGCCGCCGGGGCCTGCCGATCCTGCTCTCGGTCGTCTGGACGGAGGTCGCCCGCCGCGCGGGCGCCCATGTCTACGGAGTCGCCCTTCCGGGCCACTTCGTGGTCGGCTTCGGCGACCCGGAGGACCCGGCAGGGCAGGTCCTGGCCGACCCGTTCGCGGCCGGCCGGGTGCTCTCCGGCACGGAGGCCGACCTGCTCGTCACGAGCGCCGTGGGGACGTCCCTGACCCCGTCCATGCTGACGCCCGCCGATCCGCTCGCGGTGGTCTCCCGCATCCTCAACAACATCCGCGCCTGGGCTGCCCAGCGCCCGGAGCACTCGGCGGTCGCCCTCTGGGCGCTCGACCTCCTTCTCCTGCTCCCCGCCCACCCGGCCCGCCTGCGCTTCGAGCGTGCCCAACTGCTCGTCCAGCGGGGCGACTTCCTGACGGGCGCGGCGGAGATGGACGCGTACGCGGAGGTCGTGGACGCGGTCGAACCGACGGCGGCGGAGGAGATCCGGGGACGGGCACGGGCGGCCAGGGCCATGCTCAACTGA